One genomic segment of Clostridium saccharoperbutylacetonicum N1-4(HMT) includes these proteins:
- a CDS encoding metal-sensing transcriptional repressor: MSEERKKALQSLKTAKGQIEGIIKMIEDDRYCIDIANQLMAVQSLIKKADLTILQGHLRHCVKEACMNNNPDEKIEELSKVLEKLLSK, encoded by the coding sequence ATGAGTGAAGAAAGAAAAAAAGCATTACAATCATTAAAAACTGCAAAAGGTCAAATCGAAGGAATAATTAAGATGATTGAAGATGATAGATATTGTATAGATATAGCCAATCAACTAATGGCAGTTCAATCATTAATAAAAAAAGCTGATTTAACTATACTTCAGGGGCATTTGCGTCATTGTGTAAAAGAAGCTTGTATGAATAATAATCCAGATGAAAAAATAGAAGAACTTAGCAAAGTTCTAGAAAAATTACTTTCAAAATAA
- a CDS encoding sensor domain-containing diguanylate cyclase/phosphohydrolase: MDYKLFKLLVDNMPYAIWIKDLDLKYVYVNNEYAKLFEKENIEFIGLSHEEIFGETDEKDNADKYNLVIKDLKPQNGECRINKTKMMYNLFPLIAEEDKVMAIAGVYCNLTAENQKDKIIEQQENILKVVMDTLPGMVFYKDKAGKYIYTNREFDKFYGKDKMKKLAGKTNSEVHGDKELAEKYTIEDNEVLQKKESINYQTVLDSGEEKNIYTEARKVPVIDKYGEAVGVVGLILDITEKKETEEKLKHLSFTDVLTGLYNRTFFEEKVKELSCEKYLPIGVIMGDANGLKLVNDTFGHYKGDELIKKIANVLRAVCTDEQFIFRTGGDEFVILIPNSTDYECEEIIRKIFNKCKAYEHNLIDISISLGSAITNSLNKSIYEALKEADDKVYRQKLLNKNSLNSAVMNSLQVSLQTKNLETEEHTERVLNYSLIMGKKLSLPMSIIDELKIVAKLHDIGKIGISEQILLKTGILTADEFEIVKTHTEKGYRIIKATNQLGNVAQGVLSHHERWDGNGYPLKLKGESIPLISRIVSIADSYDSMTSNDLYRKPLSRNEAINELKRCAGTQFDPDIVRVFVDYLESTKTRNKYN, from the coding sequence ATGGACTATAAGCTATTCAAGTTATTAGTTGATAATATGCCGTATGCGATATGGATAAAGGATCTAGATTTAAAATATGTATATGTTAATAATGAATATGCAAAGCTGTTTGAAAAAGAGAATATTGAATTTATTGGACTAAGTCATGAAGAAATCTTCGGTGAAACAGATGAGAAGGATAATGCTGATAAGTACAATCTTGTAATTAAGGATTTAAAGCCTCAAAATGGAGAATGTCGCATTAATAAAACCAAGATGATGTATAACTTATTTCCACTAATTGCTGAAGAAGATAAAGTGATGGCTATAGCTGGAGTTTATTGTAATCTAACTGCGGAGAATCAAAAGGATAAGATTATTGAACAGCAGGAAAATATATTGAAAGTTGTTATGGATACTTTACCAGGAATGGTTTTTTATAAAGATAAAGCAGGAAAATATATTTATACAAATAGAGAATTTGATAAATTTTATGGTAAAGATAAAATGAAAAAGTTAGCTGGAAAAACTAATAGTGAAGTACATGGAGATAAAGAATTAGCTGAAAAATATACAATAGAAGATAATGAAGTGTTACAGAAAAAGGAAAGCATAAATTATCAAACAGTTCTTGATTCTGGTGAAGAAAAAAATATTTATACAGAAGCAAGAAAGGTGCCTGTAATCGATAAATATGGAGAAGCAGTTGGCGTAGTTGGACTAATTTTGGATATTACAGAGAAAAAAGAAACAGAGGAAAAGTTAAAACATTTAAGTTTTACAGATGTTTTAACAGGCCTGTATAATAGAACATTTTTTGAAGAGAAAGTGAAAGAATTATCTTGTGAAAAATATCTGCCTATTGGAGTTATTATGGGAGATGCAAATGGATTAAAGTTAGTGAATGATACATTTGGCCATTATAAGGGAGATGAATTAATAAAGAAAATAGCTAATGTTCTCAGAGCTGTATGTACAGATGAACAATTTATTTTCAGAACAGGAGGCGATGAATTTGTGATTTTAATTCCAAATTCAACTGATTATGAATGTGAGGAGATTATTAGAAAAATATTTAACAAGTGTAAGGCCTATGAACACAATTTAATTGATATAAGTATATCTTTAGGTTCAGCAATAACAAATAGTTTAAATAAAAGTATATATGAGGCATTGAAAGAAGCAGATGATAAGGTATATAGACAGAAATTATTGAATAAAAATAGCCTTAATAGTGCTGTTATGAATTCTTTACAAGTAAGTTTACAAACTAAAAATTTGGAAACAGAAGAACATACAGAGAGAGTCTTGAATTATTCTTTAATCATGGGAAAAAAATTGTCATTACCGATGTCAATTATAGATGAATTAAAAATAGTTGCTAAGCTTCATGATATAGGGAAAATAGGAATTAGTGAGCAAATATTACTCAAAACAGGCATTTTGACTGCTGATGAGTTTGAAATAGTTAAGACTCATACTGAAAAGGGATATAGAATTATAAAAGCAACTAATCAATTAGGTAATGTTGCACAAGGAGTACTATCTCATCACGAAAGATGGGATGGAAACGGATATCCGTTAAAGTTAAAGGGAGAGTCTATTCCATTAATATCTAGAATAGTCAGTATTGCAGATTCATATGATTCAATGACGAGTAATGATCTTTATAGAAAACCTTTGAGTAGAAATGAAGCTATTAATGAATTAAAAAGGTGTGCAGGAACTCAATTTGATCCAGATATAGTTCGAGTTTTTGTAGATTATTTAGAAAGCACAAAGACTAGAAATAAATATAATTAG